In Flavobacterium gelatinilyticum, a genomic segment contains:
- a CDS encoding FecR family protein, producing the protein MPEKLKQEIKHFLEGKYSPTGQEMWNKWYDRTDEVSDVMETIQSDRSKLKKELKQIKKTNSVISLHYKNWAIAASLTLLAGLSVFFYQSLHSVETIQDAAKLGEHKKVVLSDGTQIWLNAGSVLKYPKEFKGDTREVHLTGEAFFDVAKDKKHPFIIHTNKMDTKVLGTSFNVQAYPDQTTQEVSVLTGKVNVKSTVTEENVYVTPGQKVIFKSHDNKLQAFKDIPVNTISLWRKNIMVFEETPLPEVVASINRNYNVAVEIKNKDLNNLKISGYFKELPADQVIALVCNIINANYKLDSGVYKIQ; encoded by the coding sequence ATGCCTGAAAAATTAAAGCAAGAAATTAAACATTTTTTAGAAGGAAAATATTCGCCCACAGGACAAGAAATGTGGAATAAATGGTACGATCGCACCGATGAAGTTTCTGATGTTATGGAAACGATTCAGTCAGATCGTTCAAAACTGAAAAAGGAATTAAAACAAATAAAGAAAACAAACAGCGTTATTTCGCTTCATTATAAAAACTGGGCCATTGCAGCCTCTTTAACCTTATTGGCCGGTTTATCGGTATTTTTTTATCAGTCATTGCATTCGGTTGAGACGATACAAGATGCGGCAAAACTGGGCGAACATAAAAAAGTAGTACTAAGCGACGGAACACAAATCTGGTTAAATGCCGGCAGTGTTTTAAAATATCCAAAAGAATTTAAAGGCGATACCAGAGAAGTACACCTAACCGGAGAAGCTTTTTTTGATGTAGCCAAAGACAAAAAACATCCGTTTATTATTCATACCAATAAAATGGATACCAAAGTTCTTGGAACCAGTTTTAATGTTCAGGCGTATCCGGATCAGACCACTCAGGAAGTTTCGGTTTTAACCGGAAAGGTAAATGTAAAATCAACGGTTACAGAAGAAAATGTTTACGTAACGCCGGGACAGAAAGTGATATTTAAATCACACGACAACAAACTGCAGGCCTTTAAGGATATTCCGGTGAATACCATTTCGTTATGGCGAAAAAACATCATGGTTTTCGAAGAAACACCTCTGCCGGAAGTGGTCGCCTCAATAAACCGCAATTATAATGTGGCTGTCGAAATCAAAAACAAAGATCTAAACAACTTAAAGATAAGTGGCTATTTTAAAGAACTTCCTGCAGATCAGGTAATTGCTTTGGTGTGCAACATCATCAACGCCAATTACAAACTCGACTCGGGCGTATATAAAATTCAGTAA
- a CDS encoding RNA polymerase sigma-70 factor: MYKNSTDEALVDLLKQGKDKAFDELYFRYRDSLVRFVYLRMKSTAVSEEIVQEVFASIWERRKTITIQKTFAAYIYTSVRYMTLDYIKSHTVTDQYIQEVLDKNTVSFTSHNATEESIYYDELQKAVDQAAMLLPKKSKEVFILSRVKHYTNKEIAEELNVSIETVKYHITYALKFMRTYLGEFN; this comes from the coding sequence ATGTATAAAAATTCTACAGATGAAGCCCTTGTTGACTTATTAAAACAAGGAAAAGACAAAGCATTTGATGAGTTATATTTCCGATACAGAGATTCCCTTGTTCGGTTTGTATATTTAAGGATGAAGTCTACGGCTGTTTCAGAAGAAATTGTTCAGGAAGTTTTTGCCAGTATTTGGGAGAGACGCAAAACCATAACGATTCAAAAAACCTTCGCGGCTTATATCTATACATCCGTGCGTTATATGACGCTGGATTATATAAAATCCCACACCGTTACAGATCAGTACATACAGGAAGTTTTAGATAAAAATACCGTTTCCTTTACCAGTCACAATGCCACAGAAGAATCTATTTATTATGATGAACTGCAAAAGGCCGTTGATCAGGCTGCAATGCTGCTTCCCAAAAAATCAAAAGAGGTTTTTATCCTGAGCCGCGTAAAACATTACACCAATAAAGAAATTGCCGAGGAACTAAACGTTTCAATCGAAACTGTAAAGTACCATATTACCTATGCGCTCAAATTTATGCGCACGTATCTGGGCGAATTCAATTAA